The following proteins are encoded in a genomic region of Flammeovirga agarivorans:
- a CDS encoding TonB family protein translates to MLDSVIFNYRLTKKIGEGGMAKVYLGIHEQLETPAAIKVLDSAFVSNETVRQRFINEAKALYKLSHPYIVRLLNYEDNGKQLIMILDFIDGVDLKEHIQLHPEIKSPDVAITFFQKVLEAFSFAHGQGVVHRDIKPSNIMVKKDETPIILDFGIAKLQDNLELSLTGTNALMGSRLYMSPEQVKSAKHLDHRSDIYSLGVTLYQLLTGQRVYDTTTLSEWDVMNKIVSEPLPRASQFNSEVTPRLEAIIDKATAKDLEQRFQSCEEFSSALSDVDNFPLPILGDDTVIETNPKNSEATVIEERPSLQKSVEVKEEKKAIPVTKGDGDNNKKIIIGVAVGIIVLLSTVFVVFYGGDETTPSSETISEAVPAKTEEAKVETTKPQLSKEELLKQQDKEAYDAARKKNTVSAYQAYLKEYPQGNYVKDAKGRISALRAAYAKAKDKKAWDKARKTNTISAYKSYLANYKKGKYRTNAEQAIIDLEMAIGEAEIDNEPEEVVEEIFEIVEDPAAYPGGMGQFYKWVGQNMKYPSQAKRMGVEGKVYVQFVVDKDGSLTDVRVVRGIGAGCDEEAVRVIRKAPKWKPGTQRGRKVKQRMVLPISFKLG, encoded by the coding sequence ATGTTGGATTCTGTAATTTTTAACTATCGACTTACCAAAAAAATAGGTGAAGGAGGGATGGCTAAAGTATACTTAGGTATACATGAGCAATTAGAAACCCCAGCAGCTATTAAGGTTTTGGACTCGGCTTTTGTTTCTAATGAAACAGTTCGCCAAAGGTTTATCAATGAAGCCAAGGCACTATATAAATTAAGTCACCCATATATTGTTAGACTTCTCAATTATGAAGATAATGGCAAGCAATTGATCATGATTTTGGATTTTATTGATGGGGTTGATTTAAAAGAACATATTCAACTTCATCCTGAGATAAAATCACCTGATGTAGCAATAACGTTCTTTCAAAAAGTCCTAGAAGCATTCTCTTTTGCCCATGGACAAGGAGTTGTACATAGGGATATTAAGCCATCTAATATAATGGTAAAGAAAGATGAAACTCCTATTATCCTAGATTTTGGTATTGCTAAGCTACAGGATAATTTAGAGCTGTCGTTAACGGGTACAAATGCTTTGATGGGAAGTAGATTGTATATGTCTCCTGAACAGGTAAAAAGTGCGAAGCATTTAGATCACCGCAGTGATATTTATAGTTTAGGAGTGACTTTATATCAATTATTAACGGGCCAGAGGGTTTACGATACCACTACTTTATCAGAGTGGGATGTAATGAATAAAATCGTTTCAGAGCCATTGCCGAGAGCAAGTCAGTTTAATAGCGAAGTAACTCCACGGTTAGAGGCTATAATTGATAAAGCGACCGCTAAAGATTTGGAACAAAGATTTCAGTCATGTGAAGAATTCAGTTCAGCTTTATCTGATGTGGATAATTTTCCATTACCTATTTTAGGTGATGATACGGTGATTGAAACAAATCCCAAAAATAGCGAAGCGACCGTTATTGAAGAACGTCCATCTTTACAAAAGTCAGTAGAAGTAAAAGAAGAGAAGAAGGCTATTCCGGTGACAAAAGGTGATGGAGATAACAATAAAAAGATAATTATCGGTGTAGCAGTAGGTATTATAGTATTACTGTCTACAGTCTTTGTTGTTTTTTATGGAGGAGACGAAACAACACCATCTTCTGAAACTATTTCAGAAGCAGTGCCAGCTAAAACAGAAGAGGCTAAAGTAGAAACAACAAAACCTCAACTTTCCAAAGAAGAGTTATTAAAGCAACAAGATAAAGAGGCGTATGATGCAGCTAGAAAGAAAAATACAGTAAGTGCTTACCAAGCTTATCTTAAAGAATATCCACAAGGAAATTATGTGAAGGATGCAAAAGGTAGAATTAGTGCACTTCGAGCAGCATATGCTAAAGCAAAAGATAAAAAAGCTTGGGATAAGGCTAGAAAAACTAATACAATTTCAGCGTATAAAAGTTATCTAGCCAATTATAAAAAAGGGAAATATAGAACAAATGCTGAACAAGCAATCATAGACCTTGAGATGGCAATAGGTGAAGCTGAAATAGATAATGAACCAGAGGAGGTAGTCGAAGAAATTTTTGAGATTGTTGAAGATCCTGCTGCATACCCTGGGGGTATGGGACAATTTTATAAATGGGTTGGTCAAAATATGAAATACCCATCACAGGCAAAAAGAATGGGAGTAGAGGGTAAAGTATACGTTCAATTTGTAGTAGATAAAGATGGGTCCCTTACTGATGTAAGAGTTGTAAGGGGTATCGGTGCAGGATGTGATGAAGAGGCTGTTAGAGTAATTAGGAAAGCTCCGAAATGGAAACCTGGTACTCAAAGGGGTCGAAAAGTAAAACAGAGAATGGTTTTACCAATAAGCTTTAAATTAGGTTAA
- a CDS encoding serine/threonine-protein kinase, giving the protein MIGKTFFNYKITKKIGDGGMATVYEAIHEQLETKAAIKILHQNLTTNENVRKRFSNEAKALYGLSHPNIVRLLNYHESEEELVMILDYVDGIDLKTYIEQNPSISELENAIPFFIQILAAFNFAHQNNIIHRDIKPSNIMVTSSGKPIILDFGIAKVADDLQISLTGTNAMMGSRPYMSPEQIKSSKHIDKRSDVYSLGITLYQLLTRESAYNTNTLSEYDLIMKIVNEPLPLPSSKNTNITPALDKVIQKATAKDPNARFESCEEFSYALNNLDEFNDSTIIEEEPNFEETKIDTTPVNEVPTEKASIPKENNQSSDNEEERKKKMIMFGGAAAAVVLLIVILTFSLSSSDDSVVTANVVEETPEETSMQIASDSLVDSLSIASLEENIDEEAPEEETPIEVVQEEAPKPKPRPQVTKPEPVRKKEEPVVVQEVVVEEPKESKQEFEVRQARLAAISTELTKLTKLYDSEQYFARSGLRRAYKLEVNMNMYIKEGKLFIHEHWEKWKANQLSTAYGWDSEGDYYDDFELSSLKPLSSNNFEKSKDGFRIRSLSLRDGNTSYFMSYNYETVIPLDSEGNSDYNKKVNIPFNWDNINEYTGNVDYKLTPLHLVDLINEAIKLSEGKKAVF; this is encoded by the coding sequence ATGATAGGAAAGACATTTTTTAACTACAAAATCACCAAGAAAATTGGTGATGGCGGGATGGCCACAGTTTATGAAGCGATACATGAACAATTAGAAACAAAAGCAGCCATCAAAATCTTACATCAGAATTTAACCACTAACGAAAATGTAAGAAAAAGATTTTCCAATGAGGCAAAAGCACTCTATGGATTATCACACCCAAATATTGTAAGACTTTTAAATTATCATGAATCTGAAGAAGAATTAGTCATGATATTGGATTATGTTGACGGTATTGATCTTAAAACCTATATTGAACAGAATCCATCAATTTCAGAATTAGAGAATGCTATTCCTTTCTTTATTCAAATTTTAGCAGCCTTTAATTTTGCCCATCAAAATAATATTATTCACAGAGATATTAAACCGTCTAATATAATGGTTACGTCTAGTGGAAAACCGATAATATTAGATTTTGGTATTGCCAAAGTAGCCGACGATTTACAGATTTCGTTGACAGGTACTAACGCAATGATGGGTAGTAGACCTTATATGAGTCCAGAACAAATTAAAAGTTCTAAGCATATTGATAAAAGGTCGGATGTTTATAGTCTTGGTATCACTCTTTATCAACTCTTAACAAGAGAAAGTGCGTACAATACCAATACACTTTCAGAATATGATTTAATCATGAAGATTGTCAATGAACCACTGCCATTGCCTTCTTCAAAAAACACAAATATTACTCCTGCTTTAGATAAAGTTATTCAGAAAGCGACAGCAAAAGACCCTAACGCTCGTTTTGAATCTTGTGAGGAATTCTCTTATGCTTTAAATAACTTGGATGAATTTAATGATTCAACCATTATAGAAGAAGAACCTAACTTTGAAGAGACTAAAATTGATACAACTCCTGTCAATGAAGTCCCTACAGAAAAGGCTTCAATACCTAAAGAGAATAACCAAAGCTCAGATAATGAAGAAGAACGAAAGAAGAAGATGATCATGTTCGGTGGTGCAGCAGCGGCAGTCGTTCTATTAATTGTTATTCTCACTTTCTCATTATCATCATCAGATGATTCTGTAGTGACAGCAAATGTAGTAGAGGAAACCCCTGAGGAGACATCTATGCAAATCGCAAGTGATAGTTTAGTAGATAGTCTATCTATTGCATCTTTAGAAGAGAACATTGACGAAGAGGCTCCAGAAGAAGAAACTCCTATAGAAGTAGTTCAAGAAGAAGCACCAAAACCTAAGCCACGACCTCAGGTTACAAAGCCTGAACCTGTTCGTAAAAAAGAAGAGCCAGTGGTTGTTCAAGAAGTTGTAGTAGAGGAACCTAAAGAATCGAAACAAGAATTTGAGGTAAGACAAGCAAGACTGGCTGCTATTAGTACTGAACTTACAAAATTGACAAAACTTTATGATTCAGAACAGTATTTCGCAAGAAGTGGTCTAAGAAGAGCGTATAAGTTGGAAGTGAATATGAACATGTATATTAAAGAAGGTAAGCTATTTATACATGAACATTGGGAGAAATGGAAAGCCAATCAATTAAGTACAGCTTATGGTTGGGATAGTGAAGGTGATTACTATGATGATTTTGAATTATCTTCATTAAAACCTCTATCTTCTAATAATTTCGAAAAGTCTAAAGATGGATTTAGAATTAGATCTCTATCATTAAGAGATGGAAATACATCTTACTTTATGTCTTATAATTATGAAACGGTAATACCGTTAGATAGTGAAGGAAATTCAGATTATAATAAAAAAGTGAACATTCCGTTTAATTGGGATAATATTAATGAGTATACAGGAAACGTTGATTATAAATTGACACCTCTTCATCTAGTAGACCTTATTAATGAAGCCATTAAATTATCAGAAGGCAAAAAAGCAGTCTTCTAG
- a CDS encoding energy transducer TonB — MKYLIFFSALFFIAPTVYGSMSDELILSDTTVYENPEDPAGYPKGMGAFYLEVQKQIDYPISAFESKLNGKVYISFVVEKDGTVSNVLVERSLNEECDRAAKDIVKKLVPWIPAKNNEKLVRQKMMLPISFDYKARKKFLNKKS; from the coding sequence ATGAAATATTTAATTTTTTTTAGTGCTTTATTTTTTATTGCACCTACTGTTTATGGCTCAATGTCTGACGAGTTGATACTATCTGATACAACAGTCTATGAAAATCCAGAAGATCCGGCAGGGTATCCAAAGGGTATGGGAGCATTTTACTTGGAAGTACAAAAGCAGATAGATTATCCAATTTCGGCTTTTGAAAGTAAGTTAAATGGGAAGGTGTATATATCATTTGTTGTTGAAAAAGATGGTACGGTATCCAATGTTTTAGTTGAAAGATCTCTAAATGAAGAATGTGATCGAGCAGCGAAAGATATCGTAAAGAAATTAGTTCCATGGATTCCTGCAAAGAATAATGAAAAATTAGTGAGACAAAAAATGATGTTACCTATATCTTTTGACTATAAAGCCAGAAAGAAATTCTTGAATAAGAAATCGTAG
- a CDS encoding sigma 54-interacting transcriptional regulator, with product MKVLISFIAFSHDFINTEDHELKVNKKGTTYSFYQDVFESEKYDKHHLIIASPRNENRVRQNLLINTLQEDFPQHKGKIVRSELMIRDIINHSEISSEIRKFLIGLESEDVSQADLFISPGTPAMQTCWIVAHLNPNIKLNTRLIQTKKPLNEEKTSLQEVYFEMGGIPENVERKSLYIESSNSVEHKEDFLLIDDLKDVYSRARMVAESKDVTTLIYGDTGSGKENLAKSIHLFSSRRENKFGAINCSALNDELLESRLFGHKKGAFTGAIDNHKGIFEQCNGGTIFLDEIGDISPKMQQTLLRVLQEKVITPIGGNDKKIDVRVVCATHRDLSKKCEEGTFRWDLFYRLSVVELNLPSLKDISKESKKALIKHFLKTQQRYFKRKKVMKLAPETEKMMMDYHFPGNIRELENIIMGLYVFNKEGETVTPAELPQRIGNAIDKQVNSLKQDFILHQHYHKVYHLVNKNKAKAYKLIGVSQNTFEKYFNMSF from the coding sequence ATGAAGGTCTTAATTTCTTTTATCGCTTTTTCACATGACTTTATCAATACTGAAGATCATGAATTAAAAGTCAATAAAAAAGGAACGACATATAGTTTTTATCAAGATGTATTTGAGTCTGAAAAATATGACAAGCACCACTTAATCATAGCTTCACCAAGAAATGAAAATAGAGTGCGACAAAACCTATTAATCAACACACTGCAAGAAGATTTCCCCCAACATAAAGGTAAAATTGTTCGCTCAGAATTGATGATCCGAGACATTATCAATCACTCTGAGATTTCATCTGAAATCAGAAAGTTTTTAATTGGATTAGAAAGTGAAGATGTCAGCCAAGCAGATTTATTTATCTCACCCGGTACACCTGCCATGCAAACATGTTGGATTGTCGCTCACCTAAATCCAAACATCAAATTAAATACCCGTCTTATTCAAACTAAGAAGCCTTTAAATGAGGAAAAGACCAGTCTGCAAGAGGTGTATTTTGAAATGGGAGGTATTCCTGAAAATGTGGAGCGTAAGTCTTTATATATTGAGAGCAGTAATAGTGTTGAACATAAAGAAGATTTCTTGCTTATTGATGATCTAAAAGATGTATACTCTAGAGCAAGAATGGTCGCTGAAAGTAAAGATGTTACTACGCTTATTTATGGAGACACTGGGTCTGGTAAAGAAAATCTCGCCAAAAGCATTCACCTGTTTAGCAGTAGAAGAGAAAATAAATTTGGAGCTATAAACTGTTCCGCATTAAATGATGAACTTCTTGAAAGTAGACTCTTCGGGCATAAAAAAGGTGCATTTACAGGGGCTATAGACAACCATAAAGGAATCTTTGAGCAATGCAACGGCGGCACAATTTTCCTTGACGAAATCGGTGATATTTCTCCCAAAATGCAGCAAACACTACTAAGAGTATTACAAGAAAAAGTGATTACACCTATTGGCGGCAATGATAAAAAAATAGATGTTAGGGTAGTTTGTGCCACACATAGAGACTTATCAAAAAAGTGCGAAGAAGGAACATTTCGTTGGGATCTTTTCTACAGATTATCAGTAGTAGAACTCAACTTACCCTCATTGAAAGATATTTCAAAGGAAAGTAAAAAAGCATTAATTAAGCACTTCTTAAAAACACAGCAACGCTATTTCAAAAGGAAAAAAGTAATGAAGCTCGCTCCAGAAACGGAGAAAATGATGATGGATTATCATTTCCCTGGAAATATCAGAGAACTAGAAAATATTATTATGGGACTCTATGTTTTTAATAAAGAAGGGGAAACTGTTACGCCTGCAGAACTCCCACAACGTATTGGCAATGCTATCGACAAACAAGTCAACTCATTAAAGCAAGATTTCATTCTTCATCAACACTACCATAAGGTCTATCACTTAGTCAATAAGAATAAAGCCAAAGCCTATAAATTGATAGGTGTATCTCAGAATACCTTTGAGAAATATTTTAATATGAGTTTTTAG
- a CDS encoding response regulator: protein MLEIKVLLVDDQLDQLESFIVNAETKGLDIFEVKSLEEAKEVILNKKNHFDAVILDVRFYLEKGSTKVGQKAYQEAVSFFTTQEMKFFTFTGVKNLEYDESFRETYGFDEDDSEFFLKGKDDNRLIERIKTFVQEEAVNWKIRNEHYELFKLCSDQYLGQHTEKELITLLSIIQDDSEVNNNLEVYLFNPIRKLLEDLFKVLYRKDLIPLALVPNGQVRLGPSNRFCAGFDVDGFELNQPYFPRLIADQVKFILAVTQPASHRSSLDGHLELNTQNYLLKGVLYQLFDVLCWFKSFIDTHPQANNWKEVVSQNYKGIIEKDQFGNYHCGEFLLNKRFVYDHNKEGDEIEVTQFEKNTSPTTRKRYPYFVKYYL from the coding sequence ATGTTAGAAATAAAGGTACTATTAGTTGATGATCAACTGGATCAATTAGAATCGTTTATTGTAAATGCTGAAACGAAAGGTCTGGATATTTTCGAAGTAAAAAGCCTGGAAGAAGCCAAAGAAGTGATTTTAAATAAAAAGAATCACTTTGATGCTGTGATCTTGGATGTTCGTTTTTACCTCGAAAAAGGAAGTACTAAAGTAGGGCAAAAGGCCTATCAGGAAGCGGTGTCTTTTTTTACTACCCAAGAGATGAAGTTCTTTACCTTCACTGGTGTAAAAAATCTGGAATATGATGAATCCTTTAGAGAAACATATGGTTTTGATGAGGACGATAGTGAGTTTTTCTTAAAGGGAAAGGACGACAATCGCCTTATAGAACGAATTAAAACCTTTGTACAGGAAGAGGCGGTGAATTGGAAGATTCGCAATGAACATTACGAGCTTTTTAAACTTTGTTCTGATCAATACTTAGGGCAGCATACAGAAAAAGAATTGATCACATTATTATCCATTATTCAGGATGATAGTGAAGTGAATAACAACTTGGAAGTCTACCTATTCAATCCCATCCGAAAGTTATTGGAAGATCTCTTCAAAGTGTTGTATCGAAAAGATTTAATACCCTTGGCCTTAGTACCCAACGGACAAGTGAGGTTAGGCCCCTCGAATAGATTTTGTGCAGGATTCGATGTAGACGGATTCGAGCTAAATCAACCTTATTTTCCAAGATTAATTGCGGATCAAGTGAAGTTTATTTTGGCCGTTACCCAGCCTGCTTCTCATCGATCGAGTTTGGATGGACACTTAGAGTTGAATACTCAAAACTACCTTCTTAAAGGCGTATTGTATCAGCTGTTTGATGTGCTATGTTGGTTTAAGTCTTTTATAGATACCCATCCACAAGCGAATAATTGGAAAGAAGTAGTTTCCCAAAATTATAAAGGGATTATAGAAAAAGATCAATTCGGAAATTACCATTGTGGTGAGTTTCTATTGAATAAACGCTTTGTCTATGATCACAATAAGGAAGGGGACGAAATAGAAGTAACGCAATTTGAAAAAAACACAAGTCCTACTACAAGGAAGAGGTATCCTTATTTTGTGAAGTATTATTTATAA
- a CDS encoding restriction endonuclease subunit S domain-containing protein produces MNKPQIIYKLFRQSIFEIEAKKEYQRVRTDQLVGLAYILFFLELERRDKKEGKNKSVSFSGDFTVKDRIKDFPFFELTQLLSYIKLEITGIDELDIYMEENDLYGNDYTHVLDNIESDDHSILSLFQFTIEELMHRKFSHVKDKELFEQKILSQIMSTSKIFTEGVDHALLISENYLSDHLHLSIQFRKLVTKDQLFGELVFMYTFLSNEHHDLKKEKSDIFKTEEEDLEDAIISIYPPKVDDENAIAVSLANERVQHKISSENTHWYLVDIVLRLLKNEGRAVVAVHSSFLEKQELKSYKEYFLSCISELEIYDLGDEILNGLDTLLLFKKGKQDIPNVQFSAKTTDDGLQSIIVSNSELKENQFNLSPRRYLLKADDTEETYITLGDVLTVLNVASDTSDYTSKFIELTSDDLSESFLNYEIEIDQLREKFWIENEGTIDQSCFICHLKHLKNQQLQYGWVTHQEEIGIIADTSLTYFQVDENKIYVPYLINELHSDYFLEQLKAYANGNVIKEIIIDDFLKIKIPLISIHDQKLKVVGFREAYVHSKAKEIGLEKANLALKEDFYKEYRSLRHNIGHLLSTIQSSIEVIGNVLENGNYDIDLATVINKKRQVTFGDQVNKVKKSSGDIYNWLKSFEDQLRQDYPLEKVPIPEVISFLERRFKDRKEFTFEYEKPKKDIDINIYLNKDAFVKVVDNVVQNAIHHGFVDRTKSYALKAEFNLIQNQEGTNLCLEISNNGEPFPDDFDFNALIERGQTSKRNSNTGLGGNDIYRTMKAMKGEFDLYLDRNSEYSVCYKLFFSCDVRNKGTIS; encoded by the coding sequence ATGAACAAACCTCAGATTATATATAAATTATTCCGTCAGTCAATTTTTGAGATCGAAGCAAAAAAAGAATACCAAAGAGTACGAACAGATCAATTGGTTGGTCTAGCGTATATTTTATTTTTTTTAGAGCTAGAAAGAAGGGATAAAAAGGAAGGTAAGAATAAGTCTGTATCTTTTTCTGGAGATTTTACGGTAAAAGACAGGATTAAAGATTTTCCTTTTTTTGAACTCACTCAGTTGTTGTCCTATATCAAATTGGAGATAACAGGAATTGACGAACTAGATATTTATATGGAGGAAAATGATCTTTATGGAAATGATTATACCCATGTATTAGATAATATCGAATCAGACGATCATTCTATTCTCTCACTTTTCCAATTTACCATTGAAGAATTGATGCATCGAAAGTTTTCTCATGTTAAAGACAAGGAACTTTTCGAGCAAAAAATACTCTCTCAGATAATGTCTACCTCAAAAATTTTTACTGAAGGGGTGGACCATGCTCTATTGATTTCTGAAAATTATTTGAGTGATCATTTACATTTAAGTATACAGTTTAGAAAACTTGTCACAAAAGACCAGCTATTTGGAGAGCTTGTTTTTATGTATACTTTTTTATCCAATGAGCATCACGATTTAAAAAAGGAAAAGAGCGATATATTCAAAACAGAAGAGGAAGATTTAGAAGACGCGATCATCAGTATATATCCTCCTAAAGTAGATGATGAAAATGCAATAGCAGTATCATTGGCCAATGAAAGAGTTCAGCATAAAATATCCTCCGAAAATACGCATTGGTATCTTGTCGATATCGTCTTAAGGTTATTAAAAAATGAAGGGAGGGCTGTAGTGGCTGTGCATTCTTCTTTTCTTGAAAAGCAAGAGTTGAAAAGTTATAAAGAGTATTTCTTGTCGTGTATTTCAGAGTTGGAAATTTATGATCTAGGTGATGAAATACTGAATGGACTAGATACTCTTTTACTCTTCAAAAAAGGAAAGCAGGATATACCCAATGTGCAATTTTCTGCTAAAACAACTGACGATGGCCTACAATCGATTATCGTAAGTAATAGCGAGTTGAAAGAAAATCAGTTCAACCTTTCACCTAGAAGGTATTTGTTGAAAGCTGATGATACAGAGGAAACATACATCACATTGGGAGATGTGCTCACTGTTTTAAACGTTGCTTCAGATACTAGTGATTATACTTCAAAGTTTATCGAACTAACCTCCGATGATCTCAGCGAAAGCTTTTTGAATTATGAAATTGAAATCGATCAGCTAAGAGAAAAGTTTTGGATTGAAAATGAAGGAACCATCGACCAGAGTTGTTTTATCTGTCACTTAAAGCATTTAAAAAATCAACAGTTGCAATATGGTTGGGTGACGCATCAGGAAGAGATTGGAATAATAGCAGATACAAGTCTGACGTATTTTCAGGTAGATGAAAATAAAATTTATGTTCCTTATTTGATTAATGAACTGCATTCGGATTATTTCTTAGAGCAACTGAAGGCCTATGCCAATGGAAATGTAATAAAGGAAATCATAATAGATGATTTCTTGAAAATAAAGATTCCTCTTATCTCAATTCATGATCAGAAATTAAAAGTGGTTGGTTTTAGAGAGGCTTATGTACATTCAAAAGCAAAAGAAATTGGGTTGGAAAAAGCTAATCTAGCTTTGAAGGAAGACTTTTATAAAGAATATAGGTCTCTTCGTCATAATATTGGCCATTTACTTTCTACCATTCAGTCGAGCATTGAGGTGATCGGTAATGTTCTTGAAAATGGAAATTATGATATTGACTTAGCTACTGTGATCAATAAAAAAAGACAGGTAACTTTTGGTGATCAAGTGAATAAAGTAAAGAAAAGTAGTGGCGATATTTATAATTGGCTGAAGAGCTTCGAGGATCAACTTCGACAAGATTATCCATTAGAAAAAGTACCGATACCGGAAGTGATTTCTTTTTTAGAGCGACGTTTCAAAGACCGTAAAGAATTTACGTTTGAGTACGAGAAACCCAAAAAAGATATTGATATCAATATTTATCTCAACAAAGATGCTTTTGTAAAAGTGGTAGATAATGTTGTCCAAAATGCTATTCATCATGGGTTTGTTGACCGTACTAAAAGCTATGCTTTAAAAGCAGAGTTCAACCTAATTCAAAATCAAGAAGGAACGAACCTTTGCTTGGAAATTAGTAATAATGGAGAGCCATTTCCTGATGACTTTGATTTTAATGCTTTGATTGAAAGAGGACAAACGTCGAAACGAAATTCTAATACAGGCCTTGGAGGGAATGATATTTATAGAACAATGAAGGCCATGAAAGGAGAATTTGACTTATATTTAGATAGGAATAGCGAATATTCTGTATGCTATAAGTTATTTTTCTCTTGTGATGTTAGAAATAAAGGTACTATTAGTTGA
- a CDS encoding toxin-antitoxin system YwqK family antitoxin, giving the protein MLQTVSKKVFFFSLLLFLANYQTFAQSIYHKTYDFGYNVESEGNLVLHEEVDTASLSITLFTFRHAYDSSQYTLIGSWKFYDAYSGDKELEVTFLNDSSQYEQQFYDGILAEEGLLVNNKKVGIWRKYEKAYTTYADYKDGNEEVIEKKSYSKNTSILVQHYFYNQKISRNVGDETSFYDDGSLKYKAHYNQEGKILGKALSYYEDGKLKTEKYTEGTIRYEKTYDRKGQLTYLEEFNWENHWEKSTGFYQGSNKIKVITERSPDYRNKVIYLYNKQSELLKKEVVSDSLISVTWRDVEYNYTDHSKYYQIFTSANGNRLFVINPHLIPACRQCDLKVYLIVDKNNKVIDQHYQVNDQILLNGDDFLTADLDKHILEIETNDKGEVESVMYSNRTMLRYYFHIQFSDNKISRVYKTDWDHVLQFELTVNSRNNKIRRDYYNEDYKSIYWNYTAKNPIKYFYVDFKCLVLMDEYVPSNQFEDLKKRIFYDEKVIDFVKKNLYCYRFQNMSDQEKETYSSMHVVVFDDDPKKMNYEIITSPTNQLLPILILDEKEQPIFGIKNLNFSVDQFLYFLNSIIGD; this is encoded by the coding sequence ATGTTACAGACCGTATCGAAGAAAGTGTTTTTTTTTAGTCTATTACTTTTTCTTGCTAATTATCAAACTTTTGCCCAATCTATCTATCATAAAACGTATGACTTTGGTTACAATGTAGAGTCTGAAGGAAACCTTGTTCTCCATGAAGAAGTAGATACTGCTTCGCTCTCGATTACATTGTTTACGTTTCGTCATGCTTACGATTCAAGTCAATATACATTGATAGGTTCTTGGAAGTTTTATGATGCTTATTCAGGTGACAAAGAATTAGAGGTAACTTTTCTAAACGATAGTTCACAATATGAGCAGCAATTTTATGATGGAATTTTAGCAGAGGAAGGATTGCTAGTCAATAATAAAAAAGTAGGTATATGGAGAAAGTATGAAAAAGCTTATACCACATACGCTGACTATAAGGATGGAAACGAAGAGGTCATAGAAAAGAAATCCTATTCAAAAAATACATCCATTTTGGTCCAACATTATTTTTATAACCAAAAAATTTCAAGAAATGTAGGAGACGAAACTTCGTTTTATGATGATGGGTCTCTGAAATACAAAGCACATTATAACCAAGAAGGTAAAATATTAGGGAAAGCACTTTCTTACTATGAAGATGGAAAACTGAAAACGGAAAAATATACAGAAGGTACTATTCGATATGAGAAAACCTATGATAGGAAGGGACAACTGACCTATTTAGAAGAATTTAATTGGGAGAATCATTGGGAAAAATCGACGGGTTTCTATCAAGGCTCTAACAAAATTAAAGTGATTACAGAACGTAGTCCAGATTATAGAAATAAGGTTATATACTTATATAACAAACAGTCTGAATTACTGAAAAAAGAAGTGGTATCAGATTCACTAATTTCAGTGACTTGGCGTGATGTGGAATATAACTATACTGATCATTCGAAGTATTATCAAATCTTTACTTCTGCTAATGGAAATAGATTATTTGTTATAAACCCTCATTTAATTCCCGCATGTAGGCAATGTGACTTAAAAGTATATCTAATTGTTGATAAGAATAACAAAGTGATAGATCAGCATTATCAGGTAAATGATCAGATCCTTTTAAATGGGGATGATTTTTTGACAGCAGATCTTGATAAACACATTCTGGAAATAGAAACAAATGACAAAGGAGAGGTAGAAAGTGTGATGTATTCGAATAGAACGATGCTACGGTATTACTTTCATATTCAATTTTCAGACAATAAAATCAGTAGAGTGTATAAAACAGATTGGGATCATGTTTTACAATTTGAGCTGACTGTCAATTCTCGAAACAACAAGATCAGAAGAGATTATTATAATGAGGATTATAAATCGATCTACTGGAATTACACTGCGAAAAATCCAATCAAGTACTTTTATGTTGACTTTAAATGTTTGGTTCTGATGGACGAGTATGTTCCTTCTAATCAATTTGAAGATTTGAAGAAACGCATTTTCTATGATGAGAAGGTGATTGACTTCGTGAAGAAAAATTTATACTGCTATAGGTTTCAAAATATGAGTGATCAAGAAAAGGAGACTTATTCTTCAATGCATGTAGTAGTATTCGATGATGACCCTAAAAAAATGAACTATGAAATAATTACATCTCCAACGAACCAACTATTGCCAATTCTAATTTTAGATGAAAAGGAACAGCCTATCTTTGGAATAAAGAACCTTAATTTTTCAGTAGATCAGTTTTTATATTTTTTAAACTCTATTATTGGTGATTAA